The genomic interval TTTGGTATCAATCTTCTTGCATTAGTAGACGGACAACCAAAGGTACTTAATTTAAAACAGTGTCTAGCTTATTATTTAGATCACCAAAAGGTAATTATACGTAGAAGAACTGAATTCGAATTAAGAAAAGCAGAAGCTCGAGCACATATTTTAGAAGGACTGCGTATTGCGTTAGATCATTTAGACGAAGTGATTAGCTTAATTCGTAGCTCGCGTACAACAGATATTGCTCGGGAAGGATTAATGACGAATTTTAATCTTTCTGAAAAACAAGCACAAGCAATTCTTGATATGCGTCTACAAAGATTAACTGGCTTAGAAAGAGAGAAAATCGAGGACGAATATCGAGAATTAGTGAAGTTAATTGCGGAATTAAAAGCAATTCTAGCAGATGAAGAAAAAATCTTAGAGATTATTCGTGAAGAGCTTTTAGAAGTGAAGGAACGATTTAATGATATTCGCCGTACGGAAATTGTTGCTGGCGGAATTGAAACAATCGAAGATGAGGATTTAATTCCTGAAGAAAATATTATCATTACGTTAACTCATAATGGTTATATTAAGAGACTTCCAGCTTCTACTTACCGAGCGCAAAGACGTGGTGGGCGTGGAATTCAGGGAATGGGGACGAATGAGGATGACTTTGTTGAACAGCTAAGCTCCACATCTACCCATGATACTATCCTATTCTTTACGAATAAAGGGAAAGTATACCGATTGAAAGGCTATGAGATACCAGAATTCAGTCGGACAGCAAAAGGTATTCCAATTATTAACCTATTAGGTGTGGAAAAAGATGAGTGGGTAAATGCAATCATTCCAGTTTCAGAATTTGTCGATGATTGGTACCTATTCTTTACCACAAAAGAAGGAATCTCTAAACGTTCTCCATTATCATCGTTTGCCAATATAAGAAACAATGGTTTAATCGCTGTTAATTTAAGAGAAGATGATGAGCTAATCTCTGTACGCTTAACAGATGGATCAAAGGAAATTATTATTGGTACGAAAAACGGCTTACTTATCCGTTTCCCAGAAACAGATGTACGTTCAATGGGAAGAACAGCAACTGGGGTGAAAGGTATTACTCTATCATCTGGTGATGAAGTTGTAGGGATGGAAGTTCTTGAGGAAGATTCAGAAATTCTAATTGTAACAAAGTATGGCTATGGAAAAAGAACGCCGCTTGATGAATATAGAGTTCAAGGTAGAGGCGGAAAAGGTATTAAAACATGTAATGTCACTGATAAGAATGGTACTCTTGTTTCTATGAAGGTAGTGACAGGGGAAGAAGATTTAATGATTATTACAACTGGCGGCGTTTTAATCAGAATGGCTGTTAGTGATATTTCCACTATGGGTA from Niallia sp. FSL W8-0635 carries:
- the gyrA gene encoding DNA gyrase subunit A → MADMPNSQIKDRNISKEMRDSFLDYAMSVIVSRALPDVRDGLKPVHRRILYAMHDLGMHSDKPFKKSARIVGEVIGKYHPHGDSAVYETMVRMAQDFNYRYMLVDGHGNFGSVDGDSAAAMRYTEARMSKIAMELLRDINKDTIDYKPNFDGEEKEPVVLPSRFPNLLVNGTSGIAVGMATNIPPHQLGEIIDGVLEVSKNPDITIPELMEIIPGPDFPTYGMIVGRSGIRKAYETGRGSIILRARVEIEVKPSGKEVIIVKEIPYQVNKARLVERIAELVRDKKIDGITDLRDESDRTGMRIVIEVRKDANANVLLNNLYKHTAMQTSFGINLLALVDGQPKVLNLKQCLAYYLDHQKVIIRRRTEFELRKAEARAHILEGLRIALDHLDEVISLIRSSRTTDIAREGLMTNFNLSEKQAQAILDMRLQRLTGLEREKIEDEYRELVKLIAELKAILADEEKILEIIREELLEVKERFNDIRRTEIVAGGIETIEDEDLIPEENIIITLTHNGYIKRLPASTYRAQRRGGRGIQGMGTNEDDFVEQLSSTSTHDTILFFTNKGKVYRLKGYEIPEFSRTAKGIPIINLLGVEKDEWVNAIIPVSEFVDDWYLFFTTKEGISKRSPLSSFANIRNNGLIAVNLREDDELISVRLTDGSKEIIIGTKNGLLIRFPETDVRSMGRTATGVKGITLSSGDEVVGMEVLEEDSEILIVTKYGYGKRTPLDEYRVQGRGGKGIKTCNVTDKNGTLVSMKVVTGEEDLMIITTGGVLIRMAVSDISTMGRSTQGVRLIKLNENENEFVATVAIVEKEDEEIEDEEVENLSEETQQESLENDTDSDE